The following nucleotide sequence is from Populus trichocarpa isolate Nisqually-1 chromosome 11, P.trichocarpa_v4.1, whole genome shotgun sequence.
CATCCTTATCGAATGCCAGTAGAAGGGTGTCATATGTTCCCAGTGTTGCTCCTTGACCTTTGCTCAACATCCACTTTGCCACCTGAGTACAAAATAGACTTACTACAGGCTAATAGAATTGTAAAATATTCACTCCAGCAACAATAATTATTTACACAAATAAGCTAGAAATATCACAATAAACTGTACTCATTAACATCATGACAGAACATCCATCAGGAaagaaagtaaagaaagaaagaacaagaaaacacCACAGAAGACAAAGAAACCCACTAGCACTGAAAGTGCTTCACATATTTGTTCGGTCAACTTCTCACAGTTTAGCCTACAGAACAATACGACAAAACAGTTCTGTGAGAAAGAATTCTTATTGCACATGGTTTAATCCTTCCAAGAGACTCCTTTAATTGAACTAATGTTCATCAACATATGAACTCAAAATAACTCGTCAGAGATTAGGATTTGACCAGATGCAGAGCTATTAAGTTTCACCACATGATGATGCCATATGGTGATGTTCAATTATAAATAATGCAACAGTTGATGTAAACaatcaatatcattttatcTTCAATAACATCAATTAGAATGGTTCCTATATATTCAGGCATGAGGTtgacatcaaaacaaaattttgaacaTGGCATACTTGAATTACACGCGTCCATTGCCTCCTCTGCTGCAATATTTTTAAAGCTTTCGCTGCTGCAATCAATGGAAACTCTGTCTCCCAGGCTGTCCATTTATCTAATGCTCCATAAACAGCCTCTTTCTCGTTAGGAAGTTCAGAAACCTGCCATTTCAaaccaaacaagaaaattacatttcaaacaGAGAACATTgcactttttattattaattttcataaagcACTTTTTATTACTAAACTTCATTGTTGTAAATATATGTTTAAGGTTGCCATAAACTTCAAAACAGTTCTCTGCTAGGCAAAATACTACGCTTGAAGAAACTTACAATTCTAACAAGATTCAGTGCCTTTTGCCCAGATCCAGCTGAATCTCTTTTCTGCCATAAGTGGTGCTCCTTCTTTCCTGATTTCTTTACAACCTTCCTGCATTACACCAGTATGTCTAAGCAAAACATTTGTGACAAGTAAAACAATGAATATAGCAGGTGTTCTCTTGTCTAATGATCAAGGACAACCAATTTAGTAAACCACTCAAAATTGATTATCAAAAATTACAGAGAAAGGAAAATCACCTATTCTCATCAGCTCTGGAATTcagttttagttgttttttagagCATTTGACACAAAGAGCACTTGTTACCTgtgtataaaacaaaaaagattcaGTGAAAGATAGACTCTCTAAAATACTTGCAAAGAAATGCAATAACAAGAAAGGgggattgatttttctttcttgccttTGGTTCGAGGCTAGTAAGCCTTGCTGTCCTTAGGAAGAATGAAATTTTGACACTAGGAAATAAAAATCCAGAGGATAGAGCTACTTCATTCATCATAATCTACACCATAAATAACTTGTAAGAAGatatctcaaagaaaaaaaagcacaaagGCCATACctaatgaaaaaacaacaaatggtgACCTAGAAATGGTAACCTTGTCAATTGCAGAAGCAATCATTAGTACTGTGAAGAAattggggaagaagaagatgcttttGAATCTGAGCGAGCGTTGCCTTGCCTGATATGATGGGCACGCtttatatttaatgaaacatgatAGCTAATGcatttagttattttcttgcattgcaACATGATAGCCAGTTGTAGGCATACAGAAACCACATTTAGTTACTTTCCTTCCCTTATTCTCCTTGACTGTGATGTTGTCATTATAGGCCAATCAAGCTTGACTTTGGTGATTCTCTGCTGGAAACGCTACTACTTGCAACCATTTCAATAGGGCCTATCCAAACCTAGACACCTGAAACAGGAGATCTGTACTGAGCCTGAATTTCAGTTTTCATAGTATGTGTTCTGGGGACTGTGTTAGCTTTTTGAGATGGGAAACATTTTGCAGACTCAAGAGTGGGAGAGAATGAGGAGACAGGCAAGTAGCAACTCATTGCCTCCTACATTCAAAAGCATTACTATCCTCTTACGACCTTCACTCAGAAAAGCAGAAACAGGTTCACATAAGGTGAGAACATCCACTGACCGAATCACCCTTTTCAATATGTACTGTGAGAGTTGATTACTGACTACTAATATTGACATGATAACAGATGATATCATAGTTGTCAGCAATAAGCAACAAAAAGTCAATAATAAGATTACAGGTTCGATATTCATTATGCTATCGAACTTTTCATCCAagaaaagaattacaaaatAAGGCCAGGTTAATATTGGCTTCAACATGATGCTTTCTACAAGTTTCTAGAAGTCAACCTATAACAGCCCATCTTGGTATACATCCGACACAGTAGTTTGATTAGATGGGTGGTGTGCACAACATATGAATC
It contains:
- the LOC18102931 gene encoding pentatricopeptide repeat-containing protein At4g18975, chloroplastic isoform X3 gives rise to the protein MGYLRQYKIMMNEVALSSGFLFPSVKISFFLRTARLTSLEPKVTSALCVKCSKKQLKLNSRADENRKVVKKSGKKEHHLWQKRDSAGSGQKALNLVRIVSELPNEKEAVYGALDKWTAWETEFPLIAAAKALKILQQRRQWTRVIQVAKWMLSKGQGATLGTYDTLLLAFDKDDRVDEAKSLWNMIIHVHTRSMSKRLFSRMISLYDHHNMQDEIIEVFADMEELGVRPDEDTVWRVARAFKKLGQEEKRELVLERYLCKWKYIHFNGERVRVKRDGWNEE
- the LOC18102931 gene encoding pentatricopeptide repeat-containing protein At4g18975, chloroplastic isoform X1, giving the protein MGYLRQYKARQRSLRFKSIFFFPNFFTVLMIASAIDKIMMNEVALSSGFLFPSVKISFFLRTARLTSLEPKVTSALCVKCSKKQLKLNSRADENRKVVKKSGKKEHHLWQKRDSAGSGQKALNLVRIVSELPNEKEAVYGALDKWTAWETEFPLIAAAKALKILQQRRQWTRVIQVAKWMLSKGQGATLGTYDTLLLAFDKDDRVDEAKSLWNMIIHVHTRSMSKRLFSRMISLYDHHNMQDEIIEVFADMEELGVRPDEDTVWRVARAFKKLGQEEKRELVLERYLCKWKYIHFNGERVRVKRDGWNEE
- the LOC18102931 gene encoding pentatricopeptide repeat-containing protein At4g18975, chloroplastic isoform X4 → MMNEVALSSGFLFPSVKISFFLRTARLTSLEPKVTSALCVKCSKKQLKLNSRADENRKVVKKSGKKEHHLWQKRDSAGSGQKALNLVRIVSELPNEKEAVYGALDKWTAWETEFPLIAAAKALKILQQRRQWTRVIQVAKWMLSKGQGATLGTYDTLLLAFDKDDRVDEAKSLWNMIIHVHTRSMSKRLFSRMISLYDHHNMQDEIIEVFADMEELGVRPDEDTVWRVARAFKKLGQEEKRELVLERYLCKWKYIHFNGERVRVKRDGWNEE
- the LOC18102931 gene encoding pentatricopeptide repeat-containing protein At4g18975, chloroplastic isoform X2, yielding MIASAIDKIMMNEVALSSGFLFPSVKISFFLRTARLTSLEPKVTSALCVKCSKKQLKLNSRADENRKVVKKSGKKEHHLWQKRDSAGSGQKALNLVRIVSELPNEKEAVYGALDKWTAWETEFPLIAAAKALKILQQRRQWTRVIQVAKWMLSKGQGATLGTYDTLLLAFDKDDRVDEAKSLWNMIIHVHTRSMSKRLFSRMISLYDHHNMQDEIIEVFADMEELGVRPDEDTVWRVARAFKKLGQEEKRELVLERYLCKWKYIHFNGERVRVKRDGWNEE